The proteins below come from a single Methanomicrobiales archaeon genomic window:
- a CDS encoding Zn-ribbon domain-containing protein, translating to MPHKCTTCGREFEDGSTEILKGCPSCGGKKFLYVRESERHRDVLEEKPVSALAEEGREEVLEVRGEREANYFDRVESIRILGPGSYELNIEKLAKSDEVVVGIGQEGKYMVDITSMARRTVVSREKRRKDR from the coding sequence ATGCCTCACAAGTGCACCACGTGCGGGCGCGAGTTCGAGGACGGCTCCACGGAGATCCTGAAGGGCTGCCCGAGCTGCGGCGGGAAGAAGTTCCTCTACGTGCGGGAGTCCGAACGGCATCGGGACGTGCTCGAAGAGAAGCCGGTGTCCGCCCTTGCTGAAGAGGGCAGGGAAGAGGTGCTGGAGGTAAGGGGCGAGAGAGAGGCCAATTACTTCGATCGGGTCGAGAGCATCCGCATTCTGGGTCCGGGCTCCTACGAGCTGAATATCGAGAAGCTGGCGAAGAGCGACGAGGTCGTGGTGGGTATCGGTCAGGAAGGAAAATACATGGTCGACATAACCTCCATGGCCAGAAGAACTGTCGTCAGCCGCGAAAAGAGGAGAAAGGACAGATAG
- a CDS encoding radical SAM protein, which translates to MRSKGCVLCRRGAKLVLFVTGLCRRNCWYCPLSRERKDRDVVFANDRKVHSVRDVLAEAEVMSALGSGITGGEPLLVLDRVVEYCSSLKDTFGREHHIHLYTGSAPARDELTSLRGFVDEIRLHPPQESWARILDSPYARSAEWAREMGFEVGIEVPALPGLDGLVPSLPLIDFLNINELEWGEYCADEMRRRRLSPADGLHNAIKNSHRWAIPLRKEKKVHWCTSSFKDSVQLRERLKRIARNTARPFEEVTGDGTVVYGVLEMDGQTGEITALLRGVPWEQVENRFELGWRDLKRMENRLPGNKFIIERYPNGGIVVEVTPL; encoded by the coding sequence GTGCGCAGTAAGGGATGCGTTCTCTGCCGCCGGGGGGCGAAGCTGGTGCTGTTCGTCACGGGACTGTGCAGACGTAACTGCTGGTACTGTCCGCTCTCCCGTGAGCGGAAGGATCGTGACGTGGTCTTTGCCAACGATCGAAAAGTTCATTCCGTTCGCGACGTGCTGGCGGAGGCAGAGGTCATGAGCGCCCTTGGGAGCGGAATCACCGGCGGTGAACCCCTCCTCGTCCTGGATCGCGTGGTGGAGTACTGCTCGAGCCTGAAAGACACCTTCGGGAGAGAACACCATATCCACCTCTACACGGGAAGCGCACCCGCGAGGGACGAACTGACCTCCCTCAGGGGATTCGTGGACGAGATCCGCCTCCACCCGCCGCAGGAGAGCTGGGCGCGGATCCTGGACTCCCCGTACGCCCGATCCGCGGAATGGGCGCGCGAGATGGGCTTCGAAGTGGGTATTGAGGTTCCCGCGCTCCCCGGGCTGGATGGACTCGTACCGTCGCTGCCGCTAATCGACTTTCTGAACATCAACGAACTCGAGTGGGGGGAGTACTGCGCAGACGAGATGCGGCGCAGAAGACTCTCCCCTGCCGACGGGCTCCACAACGCCATCAAAAACTCGCACCGCTGGGCGATTCCGCTCCGAAAGGAGAAGAAAGTGCACTGGTGCACATCCTCGTTCAAGGACTCCGTGCAGCTCCGGGAGCGCCTGAAGCGGATCGCCCGCAATACCGCCCGCCCGTTCGAGGAAGTGACCGGGGACGGGACCGTCGTTTATGGCGTGCTGGAAATGGATGGCCAAACGGGGGAGATCACCGCGCTCCTCCGGGGCGTGCCATGGGAGCAGGTAGAGAACCGGTTCGAGCTGGGGTGGAGAGATTTAAAGAGAATGGAGAACCGCCTGCCGGGAAACAAATTTATCATCGAGCGGTACCCCAATGGGGGTATTGTAGTGGAAGTGACGCCGCTGTGA
- a CDS encoding Era-like GTP-binding protein, with amino-acid sequence MSLLIRVKKGFSRFLRFFFRKKTSRIGIYGPPNAGKTTLANRIVRDWTGDAVGPVSEIPHETRRARRKENITITGANGSAITIDIVDTPGVTTKIDYREFLEYGLEKDEAVKRAREATEGVAEAMHWLREDIDGVIYMLDSTQDPFMQVNIMMVGIIESRNLPVLIVANKIDLPDASPARIKSAFPQHPVIPISSLEGNNVEQLYEAMTEYFG; translated from the coding sequence TATTCGAGTCAAAAAAGGATTCTCGAGGTTTTTGCGATTCTTCTTCAGGAAAAAGACATCGAGAATTGGCATTTACGGTCCTCCCAATGCCGGTAAGACCACTCTTGCCAATAGGATCGTTCGGGACTGGACAGGCGATGCTGTCGGCCCTGTGAGTGAAATCCCGCACGAGACACGCCGCGCTCGAAGAAAGGAGAACATCACGATCACCGGTGCCAACGGCAGCGCCATCACCATCGATATCGTGGATACGCCGGGAGTCACCACGAAGATCGACTACCGGGAGTTCCTGGAGTACGGTCTCGAGAAGGACGAAGCCGTCAAACGGGCTCGGGAGGCGACGGAGGGTGTAGCCGAGGCGATGCACTGGCTGCGGGAGGATATCGATGGGGTCATCTACATGCTGGACAGCACGCAGGATCCCTTCATGCAGGTTAATATCATGATGGTGGGGATCATCGAGAGCAGAAACCTGCCGGTACTCATCGTGGCGAACAAGATCGATCTGCCCGACGCCTCCCCTGCGCGGATCAAGAGCGCGTTCCCGCAGCATCCGGTCATCCCCATATCCAGCCTGGAAGGGAACAATGTCGAGCAGCTCTACGAAGCGATGACCGAATACTTTGGGTGA
- the uppS gene encoding polyprenyl diphosphate synthase — protein sequence MKPRTGLERLYERLLLLQCRHIPNHIGVIQDGNRRYARERGVDTATGHRLGADTTEKMLDWAREIGIRYITLYSFSTENFNRDKCEIEGLFSLFSDRFDRIVMDERVHRNQIRVRVIGDRSKLPEFLLRKIEAAEEATRIYSRFFLNVAIAYGGRNEIVHAARAILSRVKEGSLPPEAITTQLVEKHLNDGRYLPPVDLIIRTGNECRTSNFLPWLANGNECAVYFCAPYWPVFRKLDLLRAIRVYDQRMRLKEQDRKLLSS from the coding sequence GTGAAGCCGAGAACGGGTCTGGAGAGGCTGTACGAACGACTCCTCCTGCTGCAGTGCAGGCACATCCCGAACCATATCGGTGTGATCCAGGATGGCAATCGACGGTATGCGCGGGAGCGCGGGGTCGATACGGCCACCGGGCACCGCCTCGGGGCGGATACCACGGAAAAGATGCTGGACTGGGCCCGCGAGATCGGCATCAGATACATCACCCTTTACTCGTTCTCAACAGAGAACTTTAATCGAGACAAATGTGAAATCGAAGGTCTATTCAGCCTATTTTCAGACAGGTTCGATCGCATCGTCATGGACGAACGGGTCCACCGGAACCAGATCCGGGTCCGGGTCATCGGGGATCGCAGCAAGCTGCCGGAGTTCCTGCTGCGAAAGATCGAGGCGGCCGAGGAGGCGACGCGTATCTACAGCAGGTTCTTCCTCAACGTCGCCATCGCCTATGGCGGGAGGAACGAGATCGTGCATGCGGCACGCGCCATTCTCTCCCGGGTGAAGGAGGGATCGCTGCCGCCGGAAGCGATCACGACGCAGCTTGTGGAGAAGCACCTGAACGATGGACGCTACCTCCCACCCGTTGACCTGATCATCCGCACAGGAAACGAATGCCGCACCTCCAACTTCCTTCCCTGGCTGGCAAACGGCAATGAGTGTGCGGTCTACTTCTGCGCCCCGTACTGGCCCGTCTTCCGGAAGCTGGACCTTCTGCGCGCGATCCGGGTCTACGATCAGAGAATGCGGCTGAAGGAGCAGGATCGGAAACTTCTTTCCTCCTGA
- the lysS gene encoding lysine--tRNA ligase yields the protein MSSKIHWADVVAASVPQDIPHRVATGITPSGPIHIGNMREVLTGDLVYKAMVDRDLEAELIYIADDFDPLRKVYPFLPETYATCVGMPLSDIPCPCGGCESYADHFLKPFLKALREMDVHPRVLHSSREYRSGSYTKEIAMVLEKRDEIRRILEQTSNRTLPTTWSPFYPICGACGRISNAEILDHDPDRHEVRYRCGCCHEGIANYARGEGKLVWRVDWPMRWVHFGVTVEPFGKDHATAGGSYDSGSRIAREIFHRDPPYPVMYEWISLKGRGAMHSSKGVAVTIDEMLEIVPPEVLRYLIARTRPERAIDFDPGMGLLHLIDEYDRVERAADSREYELSRIASVPTRIPFRHMVTIVQIAADRESILQRLRRSGYDVRDPENVLRQAGRALVWLEKYAPDSVRFAVTEDVPSGLENLDLDQQAGLSAYRDYLIALPAWSAEELHNGVYAVAQESGIPAKKIFSALYMAFLGQERGPRLGWFLEALGRDFVIQRLKEAVERRAQ from the coding sequence GTGAGTTCGAAGATCCACTGGGCGGACGTTGTTGCTGCCAGCGTTCCACAGGACATTCCGCATAGAGTTGCCACCGGCATCACCCCCTCGGGCCCGATCCACATCGGGAACATGCGGGAGGTTCTCACGGGCGACCTCGTCTACAAGGCGATGGTGGACCGCGATCTCGAGGCGGAGCTGATCTACATCGCAGACGACTTCGATCCCCTGCGGAAGGTATACCCCTTCCTCCCCGAGACCTACGCCACCTGCGTGGGAATGCCGCTCTCGGACATCCCCTGCCCCTGCGGAGGCTGCGAGAGCTACGCGGATCACTTCCTGAAACCGTTTTTAAAAGCCCTCCGTGAGATGGATGTTCACCCACGCGTGCTGCACTCCAGCCGGGAGTACCGCAGCGGATCGTACACGAAGGAGATCGCGATGGTTCTCGAGAAGCGAGACGAGATCCGGCGGATCCTGGAGCAGACCTCGAACAGGACCCTCCCGACGACCTGGTCGCCCTTCTACCCGATCTGCGGCGCCTGCGGAAGAATCAGCAATGCCGAGATCCTGGATCACGATCCCGATCGGCACGAGGTCCGCTACCGCTGCGGCTGCTGCCACGAAGGAATCGCGAACTACGCCCGGGGCGAAGGCAAACTGGTGTGGCGGGTGGACTGGCCGATGCGCTGGGTGCACTTCGGCGTCACCGTGGAGCCCTTCGGGAAGGATCACGCCACCGCCGGGGGATCCTACGACAGCGGCTCCCGGATCGCGCGGGAGATCTTCCATCGCGATCCCCCTTACCCGGTGATGTACGAATGGATCAGCCTGAAGGGTCGGGGCGCGATGCACTCCTCCAAGGGAGTGGCGGTGACCATCGACGAGATGCTGGAGATCGTCCCCCCCGAGGTGCTCCGCTACCTCATCGCCCGCACCCGTCCCGAACGGGCGATCGACTTCGATCCGGGCATGGGGCTTCTGCACCTCATCGATGAGTACGACCGCGTCGAGCGGGCGGCCGATAGCCGCGAGTACGAACTCTCCCGGATCGCTTCGGTTCCGACGCGGATACCGTTCCGTCACATGGTGACCATCGTCCAGATCGCGGCGGACCGCGAGAGCATCCTGCAGCGTCTGCGGAGAAGCGGCTATGACGTCCGCGATCCGGAGAACGTGCTGCGGCAGGCAGGGAGAGCTCTCGTTTGGCTGGAGAAGTACGCCCCCGATTCGGTCAGATTCGCAGTGACCGAGGACGTGCCGTCCGGGCTGGAGAACCTGGATCTGGACCAGCAGGCAGGGCTCAGTGCGTATCGGGATTACCTGATTGCCCTTCCCGCCTGGTCCGCGGAGGAGCTGCACAACGGGGTGTACGCAGTCGCCCAGGAGTCGGGGATCCCTGCCAAGAAAATATTTTCGGCCCTGTATATGGCGTTTCTGGGACAGGAGCGCGGTCCCAGGCTGGGCTGGTTTCTGGAAGCCCTAGGCAGGGATTTTGTCATCCAGAGGCTAAAGGAGGCAGTGGAGAGACGTGCGCAGTAA
- a CDS encoding DUF2073 domain-containing protein has translation MLQGVQIDLISEDRLSKLTSMEKIRLILDDVKEGNIVVLEKGLAPDEASKLIELTMMEIRPDGFNGIEMETYPVREGGEGIGGFLGRLFGRKAEGRLTVIGPASQLKTIKKDRDMISAWVSSR, from the coding sequence ATGCTGCAGGGTGTCCAGATAGACCTGATATCCGAAGACCGCCTCTCCAAGCTCACCTCGATGGAGAAGATCCGCCTCATCCTGGACGATGTGAAGGAAGGCAACATCGTCGTGCTGGAGAAGGGTCTTGCACCCGACGAGGCCAGCAAGCTGATCGAGCTGACCATGATGGAGATCCGCCCCGACGGCTTCAACGGCATCGAGATGGAGACCTACCCCGTCAGAGAGGGGGGCGAGGGGATCGGCGGGTTTCTCGGGCGGCTGTTCGGGAGGAAGGCGGAAGGGCGTCTGACGGTGATCGGGCCTGCAAGCCAGCTGAAGACCATTAAAAAGGACAGGGATATGATCAGCGCCTGGGTCTCGTCAAGGTGA